One region of Salvelinus sp. IW2-2015 unplaced genomic scaffold, ASM291031v2 Un_scaffold4683, whole genome shotgun sequence genomic DNA includes:
- the LOC112077554 gene encoding E3 ubiquitin/ISG15 ligase TRIM25-like isoform X2: MAHQGVLLDQDQLCCSVCLDLLKEPVTIPCGHSYCRSCIEGLWDQDVLKXVYSCPQCRXTFTPRPTLMKNNMLAEVVEKLKKTGLQAAPSPALCYAGPGDVACDFCTGTRKQKALMSCLVCMASYCETHLQSHYESPALKKHKLVKATAQLQEKICSHHDKLLEVYCRTDQQCICYLCTMDEHKGHDTVSAAAERTEKQRQLGMSQQKVQQRFQEREKELKELQQAVESFKSLKSCLIAATPVRTWER; this comes from the exons ATGGCTCATCAGGGAGTTCTGCTGGACCAGGACCAGttatgttgttctgtctgtctagaTCTACTGAAGGAACCAGTCACCATCCCCTGTGGACACAGTTACTGTAGGAGCTGTATTGAGGGCTTATGGGATCAGGATGTTCTGAAASGGGTCTATAGCTGTCCTCAGTGCAGASAKACCTTCACTCCAAGGCCTACGCTGATGAAAAATAACATGTTGGCTGAGGTGGTGGAGAAACTGAAGAAGACAGGACTCCAGGCTGCTCCTTCTCCTGCTCTGTGCTATGCTGGACCTGGAGATGTGGCGTGTGATTTCTGCACTGGGACCAGAAAGCAGAAAGCCCTCATGTCCTGTCTGGTGTGTATGgcctcttactgtgagactcacctccAATCTCACTATGAATCTCCTGCTTTGAAGAAGCACAAGCTGGTCAAAGCYACCGCACAACTACAGGAGAAGATCTGCTCTCATCATGACAAACTGCTGGAGGTTTACTGTCGTACCGATCAGCAGTGTATCTGTTATCTGTGTACAATGGATGAACATAAAGGCCATGATACAGTGtcagctgcagcagagaggactGAGAAACAG AGGCAGCTGGGGATGAGTCAGCAGAAGGTCCAGCAGAgattccaggagagagagaaggagctgaaGGAGCTCCAACAGGCTGTGGAGTCTTTCAAG TCGTtaaagtcttgtctcatcgctgcaactcccgtacgtacttgggagaggtga
- the LOC112077554 gene encoding E3 ubiquitin/ISG15 ligase TRIM25-like isoform X1 has protein sequence MAHQGVLLDQDQLCCSVCLDLLKEPVTIPCGHSYCRSCIEGLWDQDVLKXVYSCPQCRXTFTPRPTLMKNNMLAEVVEKLKKTGLQAAPSPALCYAGPGDVACDFCTGTRKQKALMSCLVCMASYCETHLQSHYESPALKKHKLVKATAQLQEKICSHHDKLLEVYCRTDQQCICYLCTMDEHKGHDTVSAAAERTEKQRQLGMSQQKVQQRFQEREKELKELQQAVESFKVSIVDQRRHTPFHFSSIRERERGGDGSNPTDPTVGNKLSGPLQRIDCLM, from the exons ATGGCTCATCAGGGAGTTCTGCTGGACCAGGACCAGttatgttgttctgtctgtctagaTCTACTGAAGGAACCAGTCACCATCCCCTGTGGACACAGTTACTGTAGGAGCTGTATTGAGGGCTTATGGGATCAGGATGTTCTGAAASGGGTCTATAGCTGTCCTCAGTGCAGASAKACCTTCACTCCAAGGCCTACGCTGATGAAAAATAACATGTTGGCTGAGGTGGTGGAGAAACTGAAGAAGACAGGACTCCAGGCTGCTCCTTCTCCTGCTCTGTGCTATGCTGGACCTGGAGATGTGGCGTGTGATTTCTGCACTGGGACCAGAAAGCAGAAAGCCCTCATGTCCTGTCTGGTGTGTATGgcctcttactgtgagactcacctccAATCTCACTATGAATCTCCTGCTTTGAAGAAGCACAAGCTGGTCAAAGCYACCGCACAACTACAGGAGAAGATCTGCTCTCATCATGACAAACTGCTGGAGGTTTACTGTCGTACCGATCAGCAGTGTATCTGTTATCTGTGTACAATGGATGAACATAAAGGCCATGATACAGTGtcagctgcagcagagaggactGAGAAACAG AGGCAGCTGGGGATGAGTCAGCAGAAGGTCCAGCAGAgattccaggagagagagaaggagctgaaGGAGCTCCAACAGGCTGTGGAGTCTTTCAAGGTGAGTATTGTTgaccagaggagacacacacCATTTCACTTCTCctccatcagagagagagagagagggggagatgggtcCAATCCCACTGACCCCACTGTTGGGAACAAGCTGTCTGGACCCCTTCAGAGAATAGACTGCTTAATGTAA